gaaatcaggaatgagatcccgaggtggggggtgcacttatatgttaagtttgattatgttatgtagatatgatattatgtattcaacatttattcaacatttatgtagtatgttgttttctttaattgtaatactgtatgtttaagtattgtagaaaataaaaatttaataattattattattattattattattattattattattaataataataaaaaaaacaccatggtggttaagccagaaagccttattcactgtggttaaagccatggtttaaggtgtcttctgaacacagcctggctttctggcttaaccaccgtggtttagtcTTCTGAACCAGGGCCTTTGTCCTGAAAAGTTATTACCCGGAAGTAATTCTTCAGAAACCGCGTGTGGAAGTTTGCCTTCCTGACGAACCGACAAGTATGAAGAGCTGTCAGAAGATGTGCGAGGACCACGGGAAGGCGATTGGGCAAGAATTCTATCCTCCGAGCGGAAGGTGGCGCTGTAGCGTTTCTTGCCGGAAAGGACTTGAGGCGTGAACGGAAGTGCGCAGTGCCGCGATCGCCGCCATTCCACGGTGccggagagagggagagggagagggagagggagggagtgggaccGGGGCCTCTCGCGCGCTGTCTAGGCGGGCAGTTGGGCTTGTGACCGTTGGTCCggtccttctctccccccctccctgtctccCACGCGGCagttgttcctcccccccccccccgcaacctcTTGCCGGCCCGGAGCAGGCCGCCCTGGCCGCGCCGCCCAGTACTCCCTTCCCTGAAAACTGAGCGGGCGGCGGGCCGGCATGGAGGACAAGAGCTTCACCAAGGAGCTGGACCAGTGGATCGAGCAGCTCAACGAGTGCAAGCAGCTGAGCGAAAGCCAAGTGCGGAGCCTTTGCGAGAAGGTGTGTAACGTAAGCGTTTGGTAAGCGGCTGTAAACAGTCCCGCGTTCAAGAAGCCTCCGGATCCCAGCACCGCCTGGTCCCAAATTTGTGTATGGAAATCAGGGAATGGAGGGCCAGAAAACTACTTAGTTTAATGTCTTGGCTTCCTCCTTTTGCCAGCAGCGCATTGAGATTTTAAAACACGTCTCCGGTGTCGAGGTAACAGTTCTAAGAACGCCGAGGATGGGGAGAATTTTCAGGAAGTTGACCCATTTCCCCGCTGTATAAAAGTACATGAAAGGTTTTGCATATGACATATAAATAAAAGCAGAGGTAGCAATCcaagttggttttgtttttgcaaagttAAAGTTGTGGGGAATTTACGACCATATTTTAACACAGGATTtgaattgatttaaaaaaaccaccccacttCTTTATTCTGTAGCTGACATCTTCCTGAGAATTCCCTCCCTGTTCGCCCAGGTTACTAGAGCCTGTTTGAAATCCGTGGGGATTTCTGTATAAAGGCAGACATTGAAAACCTTAAGTCAATAAATTTATATACCTTCTCTCTGTTTTCTCAGTCAGTTGATGTGTATGCTTGGAGAGACTGAGGTCatgcagatgaggttgcagtgGTGGGCAAatgggtggagagggagacaagACACTACATCTGAGTCTGTCATTTCCCCCTACCAAATCCCCATcttttcctatgcatgtttagacagggaaaaaagtcctacatctcacagctttccccagccagccatgctaattTATGAACAGCCTTGGCATCTGCTGGATCAATAGTGTAAAAATAAGATACTTTGCCACAGTGCAATCAtgcatatataatttaaaattaaaatccactCTCATATCTTAAATGTGGACTTGCAAAACAGGTATGAAATCCTCTTAGTTAGATTCTAGGAAGCATATTTGCTGTTGCTCTTTCTTGTCTCTAGAtctctccccacttttttttcttcctttcaagcATATATAGCAGAAAGTGAAGGCTGGATTGATTGAAAAGTGTTCCTACACAAAGTTCTTGCTTTCACCAAAATATGGacaacaaacttttttttttttttactgataggCAGAGCATTAAAAGCATGAAGAACTGAAAACATTTCAGAACAGGTGGCACCCTTGCTCTCCCCGACCTTGTAAGCACAGCTGGAGGTGGTTGTGCACTTGGTAGTATTCTGTAGTCCAGCTGATTGACTTTTTGTGACACCTCTCCTGTCAAGGTAGACAGGAGTGTGATCCACATAGCCCAATCTTAAatatgtttacccagaagtaaactCCGTTTTACTAGGATTTTCTAGGGTTCAtaaatgaaattccctttattGAGATGTCAACCAGTGTTATCATCTAGTAATCATAGTGCAGGTTGTGAGATTTATGTCTAAACTAGGCCTTTTTCTCAGGCAAGATATTTTCTCTTCTAGCTTCTGTGCAGTTATCTGGATCTGGTTAAACCCTCCATGGTTTAAATCTAAGACTGCCAGCCTAAACTCCATTACTAGGAAGTGAACATGATGGAgctttatttctgaataaacatgctcaAAATGCTGCTGTAAGCCTACAAGAATTACCTCCGTTTCCATCTTTGATATACTACAGCTGACATAGAAGGTGCAGGGTTTTAAAAGTTTGGCCTTGCTGAAGGATGTGACTTCAACAAGAGTTCTCATAACAGAAGCTTGCATGCACTATTGTGAATATTGACTGGTTCCGATAAAAGATAGTGCTTTACTGACTCTAGCCCCTCCCAAATTTATGGACCTACATGGCTACCTGTTCTTGCGGTACTTTCTGAACCCTTGAACTGACAAATGAAGTGTGTGTATCTGTGATATCATTGCCACAGCCTTCGATGTAACAAAACAGACTAATGGGAGCTACCTTGGTGGTGGCACTCCCATCACTTCATTCTAGAGATATTTGTATCTCGGTAGTTGCGGCTTGGTTTTTTTCACATTTGTTTTAGGaggtatgtttgtttatttatttatttcatttttataccgcccaatcgccaaagctctctAAACCATGTTTTGCTCTAAGAAAAGGAACGAAACATTCTCTAAACCAGTGTCTTTTGGTATAGAAGTATATAGACCTTGAAATTATGAGATTTCTTTCTAACTTGAAAGCTTCAGTATTTTGATATCTATCATCAGGTTAGGCCACTTTTTGAAGAttcctttattttttatgtatttgtttagaGTAGATGAACTTTTGGTGTTTCTCAACATGCTTATCATTATTATGAACAAAACAATGCAAATGCCCCAATCAGTATACCTACAAAGTGGCAAAATGTTGCTGTAATTATAGCCAAATTTTGTGTCAGGAATTACTAGTGGATCAATCCTGCAGCCAATTAAAATCTTGCCATAATTTTGGACTATAGTTTTGTGCCAGTGGTAACCAAAGGGTTATCAGCATGCTGTACAGAGAAGTTGTTCCCATTTTGACTCTTGctgaaccccttcccccactttttgCCATTCTCTGCTGAGCATTGGCGTTGCCCAATATGATCGTATTACATCTGTTAGTGATAGTTAATGGATGTTGATACTGATTTCCTTGGTTGGCTTAGGATGCTAACATGGTGCCCCTTCTTTGCCCACACAGCAGCTCATGGGGTTGGGCCTTAATATGCCCTACCTGCTCTAGAAAGCTTTCTTCAAATTTTCGCACGTATGAACTGTGGATGTTTAGTATATGCTTTAATTCTGCTATATTTATTAACTTAGTTGGGTGCTTTGCATACTCTTAACATTTCCTAGGGGATTGCCAATAGTGAAGCCATTACTGATACACATTAAATATACCTGAAATGCACTAGTTGAACCTCTATTAACAGTTGATGCTGATTAGCAGCAGTGAAGCCCATTAATAATATCAGCCAGAATGGCCTGACATAAAGCCAGGTGCTAGGCTTCAAGTTTCAAACAAAAGCACGTTTCCTCTGCTTGCTCTGATATTGGGAGCTGGGCCCAGCCCTATGTGCTTTGACAAAACTCTGATTGGAATAAAAGACTTGCATGATGTAAGAGAGCTGCATCGGGGCCTTTGGTGTTTAAAGCATTTTAGTGATACCAGAAGTGTATGTTGGAAAAATATTTCTAAAAGTGCCTTAGATTTTTCAGCCCTTGTTCCCAATAAGTTtcctaaatgcatttaaaatgtctTATTTTTCATTGTCATAACTTCATCATAGATTGTCATAATATCTATTTATAGACAAGAAGTGAGGTTGGGGGAGCATTGAGTTATCGAGGGGCAACTAATTGGTGTTTaagtggctgagcagggatttgaatgtTATATCTCCTGTGATATTACATGGTATAATATGCAAATCAAGTGGACCACTCTAATGTTCTGTTGCAGCAGTTTTTCTTGAAGTTTATATTAACTTAACTGTGAATGTAATTCATGCAGTTTAGTTTCATATCTAATCAgctattttctcccccccccccccactttatttTAGGCTAAAGAAATCCTTACAAAAGAATCAAATGTTCAGGAAGTACGTTGCCCTGTTACAGTTTGTGGAGATGTCCATGGTCAATTCCATGACCTTATGGAGCTCTTTAGAATTGGTGGGAAATCGCCAGACACAAACTATCTCTTCATGGGAGACTATGTTGACAGAGGCTACTACTCAGTGGAAACTGTGACTCTTCTTGTGGCATTAAAGGTAATATTTTGTGAGTATGAAACTGAGGGAATGTGAACTCTAATGTATTTTTAGTTTAGAGAGTTTAGTATACATTATTTGCAAATGCATATTTTGCAAATCACTTGGAGCATAATGGTATAACCGGTTGATGGATTGCTACATACATTGTGTGTTCATTCTCTATGGCTAGGTGCGCTACCCAGAACGCATTACAATTCTAAGAGGCAACCATGAAAGCAGACAGATCACACAAGTGTACGGCTTCTATGATGAATGTCTACGGAAATATGGAAATGCCAATGTTTGGAAGTATTTCACAGATCTGTTTGATTATCTTCCTCTTACAGCTCTAGTAGATGGGCAGGTAAGATACTCTTGTTTCGCTTGTGCGATATCACCAGATAATAGTAAATGAAGGTTGCATCCTCTAAACCTTGGTATCGTATTCCTCACTGCTGCTAAAAATCCTCCAAAAAAGGATGCAGATGTATGAAAGGGCAATGGAACTCAGACAGTTCCCTATTCCATCCCATGTGTGGGTTTGCTTGGTTGGTGGTACTAATACTGTCATGTATTATGACTTAAATTGCATGTCTTGAGTTCAAATTGtcagttgtaaaaaaaaaagttctaaaaaGAGTCTTCCTTTCAGACTCtgttggtgtgttgttgttgttgttttttgatccACAGTAAAAAATGCCCATTATGTAGGATGTAAGATTTTTCATTCTGAAAAAAGGCTAGCTTTTTGTGCTCCAAATTTAAATTGAATGGAAATCGGATACAGATGTGATTCTGTTGGAGTTTTATTTGTTGAAATGGCCCTGCGCTAGAACAAGAAAACAATGCAGCCCTAGAATGACTTCtctctgccttccccaatctaatCTGGTGCCTGCAAATGTTTTGAATTAAAACTcctataattttgtaaaccaaaatatctgaagggcaccataaCATGTAAATAGAACGGGGTTGTTGAAATCCCATGAAACTAGTGatactttttcatgttttccccACCATGCTGTTAAATTGGATGTCCTTGAAACTTGATTATGCGTCCTAATTAATATTACGCTATTAATATTATGAGAATGAGCCTCAGCAAGCCTTGTGTTTGTTCACTCCTCTCTCCTCTGGCCCAACCACAACGAGGTGATTGGAAGCTTTgacttctgttttagattaaccgCAGTTTGCCATGTTTTTGAACTCAGACATTAGTGGGGGAAAGCCAACTTCATAaattatggtttgaagttggcttgtttaaacaaaccatagttaatattCAGCATCGTTTTCCCAGGTTACACCGATATGGCAAGCTGTGGTTATTCTATAAtgggaagtgaaagcttccaaatgCCTTGCATCAGGAGCTGGGGCCCGGGGTTATACAATTATGaagtttgctgctgctttttttgtaattctaaatTGGTTTAGCATGACATCCAAAGCTGTCCACTGAAAAAAGTATTTCTGATCTTCATTAGACATTTTTGTTATTTCCTCTCCCAGTTTTTGCTCAGGGAGAGATCAACATACACAAACAATCAtggggttaacaaaccatgggctatTTGTGAGTGGGTGTGTTGATTCCCGCCCACTTGCTGGCTTCCACTTCTAATTACCACAGGAACACTCTGTTCCTGGTTTgtttcatgacatctgaacctggaatgCTGAGTTGTTTGGTTAACTTTGGGTGTTTTAACCCCAGAGTTTCCGCATTCAGATGTCATgaaacagagagctttggctattgggtggtatagaaatccaataaagcaatccttcccaccagcctaaacagtttccttaatttctttttattttctccctcttccctccacatccacttttccttgtgtgtcatgtcttttttagaatgtaagcctgagggtagggactgttttctttattgatacattgtaagccgctccgagagccttttggctgaggtgtgggataaaaataaataaataaataaacaaacaaacttggaatggggcattcctgggttgtgaGTTGAAAGTGGGAACTTGTGAGAGGCAGTGTGCGCCCATGTGCCCCCACCAATCCAAGAATTGGCCGTGATATGCAAGTCAGGTCTGGCTCATTGTCAAAACGCAAGTTGGGTCAAGTAGCAAGGTTAATTGGCTCTAGATATCAACAGATAACTCGGGAGTTGATGTTAGTCTTTAGAAAAGGAAGTGTACCACCTCCTGGTAATACACATAatttcttcctgcttttcttccttaTTCAGATATTCTGTCTCCATGGAGGTCTTTCTCCATCTATAGATACACTGGATCATATCAGAGCTCTTGATCGTCTGCAGGAAGTTCCACACGAGGTAACATAAAAATGCATTACGACTTCATAGAGGTATTGTTGGGCTTGTATCAAAAGATACAAGGTACTGTATTGTACGTTTGTTAGAATTGAAGCaggccattgaaactactggggCGGCATTCattgaacaaacaaaaaatgtctGGAAAAGTGGGGGAGCACAAATGCTGCTCCCTCCCTTCCAGCATGAGCCCAGCTGCGCCTTGGATGAGGCAGATCTGGGCCCTTGGGTCTCCCTTAGGATAGTGGTAAGATTGTTCTGTTAATTTAATGTGTACTTGGTACATTGctacagcagatttttttttcaaagaccaGGATTTAGGAAACTTTCTGAGGCAGAGATTTCACAAATCTTTCCTTGAAGTTATGAAACTGGAGCCTTCTTCAGAATAATTTTCATCAGGATTTAGCAGCTGCATTGTCTCGTACAAATTAAATTATTCTGCCTGTTTGTGAATTATAACCAGGATGTTCATGTATTACTAGAAAATAACTACTTTAATTGCTTTAGAACGGGGGTCGACAACTTAGGGTAGTCGGGGGCGGGGCAATTTACAGCCCCTGGAACCCCCGCTGTTCCTGCTacttcaccaccaccagcaaaCTAATTCACCAACAGCAAACTATTACAGGGACCTAAGGACCACacttagcttgaaaacaagccaaattttgcacttttgaatctACATAGTGGTTTGCTACCAAATTTTGACAGCAAACTGCAGGTTTTTGTGTTGGAGCCCTGCCACATTTCAGCAGTGCAGGGGTGGCGGGGCTACACTCAAGGCCATGGAGGGCTACATGTTGCCCAATGTGCTTTCAGAAAGTTGAGATTGTTCCTATAGCCTGGCTTTGAAATTTTATTGCACAACAGTGCAGAAGCTTGAAGTTATCAAGCGTATGTGAGGTTTCTGTGTGAGAGATCGGCCTGTGAACCAGAcctagtatgctgatgacatccagcTCCATTTCTCTGCAACATGTGAGTCAGGAGAGGTTTGTGCagattctgaatcagtgcctagaTGCAgacatgggctggatgagggccaataaactgaaactgaatcctgatagGACAGAGACTTTATGAGTGGGTGAGTCCCCAGGTCCAGGAACAGCATTGTTTATCTtttctgggtggggttgcactccctctgggggagcaggtacatagcttggcgatgctcctggatccatctcttgtcattggaggcccaggtgacttCAGTAGCTTGGAATGTCCATGATAACTCCACTTGTTTCTGGATAGGGTTAGTTTAGCCACCGTAGTTCATGTAGTGGTAACCTCACAAATAGATTACTGTAGGCTTGCTTTTGTGCCTTGTTTGGAAGCCATAgccagtgcagaatgctgcactgGCTGTTCAGTGGGATACCTGGCCATGTAACACATTACACACTGGCTGTCCATTAGCTACCAAGTCATGTTTTAAGTTTTTGCCGTACAAAGCTCTAAATAACTCGGAACCaggattagaaatgtaaaatttccgtaaattttgaagccatgggaaaaaaaccgttgttttttccttttcattttttgggaggggggaacagaattttttgggaaaaattgaaaaaagatGCAATAttggcactttttacagattgaaagtcactttgttactttaggaacataaaatgtaattatgtccaagttggctTGTCATAAGATTATAACTTGTGGTATATTagaagtacagtgtattcaaacaattattacaaattgacttttttaaagttttaattttttttgtaactaaacaagctcctgaactgtaaggaacctcttt
This Elgaria multicarinata webbii isolate HBS135686 ecotype San Diego chromosome 6, rElgMul1.1.pri, whole genome shotgun sequence DNA region includes the following protein-coding sequences:
- the PPP2CB gene encoding serine/threonine-protein phosphatase 2A catalytic subunit beta isoform — encoded protein: MEDKSFTKELDQWIEQLNECKQLSESQVRSLCEKAKEILTKESNVQEVRCPVTVCGDVHGQFHDLMELFRIGGKSPDTNYLFMGDYVDRGYYSVETVTLLVALKVRYPERITILRGNHESRQITQVYGFYDECLRKYGNANVWKYFTDLFDYLPLTALVDGQIFCLHGGLSPSIDTLDHIRALDRLQEVPHEGPMCDLLWSDPDDRGGWGISPRGAGYTFGQDISETFNHANGLTLVSRAHQLVMEGYNWCHDRNVVTIFSAPNYCYRCGNQAAIMELDDTLKYSFLQFDPAPRRGEPHVTRRTPDYFL